A segment of the Bacillus pseudomycoides genome:
CCAATTCGCGATGGCATTGAAACAATACGTCATATTGCACCGTCGTTTACAGGAAAAGTAATTATGATTTCTCAAGTTGAGTCGAAACAATTAATTGGAGAAGCGTATTCTCTAGGTGTTGAATATTATATTACAAAACCATTAAATAAAATTGAGGTTGTATCTGTTGTGCGAAAAGTGATGGAACGCATTCGGTTAGAACGATCGATACAAGATATTCAAAAATCATTGAATAATGTGTTCCAATGGGAACAACCACAAGTTCGAAATGAACCATTGCAAGAAGAGAAAAAAATAGCGGACTCAGGTCGTTACTTATTATCGGAGCTCGGAATCGCGGGAGAGAACGGAAGTAAGGATTTACTTAGTATGCTTGAATATTTATTAAGTCAAGAAAAAGAAAAAACTTTTGAATATGGTTTTCCGGTGTTGAAAGATATTTTTCAACACATCACAGTTAAGAAATTAGGAGAAAGTGCTTTGGAAGTAGAAATTGATAAAGAAAGAAAGGCTTCGGAACAAAGAGTGCGTCGAGCAATTTATCAATCTCTGAACCATCTCGCTTCCCTTGGTTTAACAGATTTTGCGAATCCGAAGTTTGAAAGTTATGCACCAAAGTTTTTTGATTTTACCATTGTTCGTAAGCGTATGACAGAAATGACAAAGGAAGAATTAACAACATCTGGGCACACGAGAATTAATACGAAGAAGTTTATTCAAGTGTTGTATTTTGAGGCGAAACGGTTAATGGAGATAGAATAGAAAAGAGGATGCTTACAAGTGAGCGTCCTTTTTTCTATGATTAAAATTCTGAATATTTGTTGTTTTGTGGAAATAAAAGGGTATAATTGAATATAAATTTGTTTTGGAATACATATATAAGGATGTGAAATGAAAAATGATAAGCACTATTTTTAGTTACTTGTTGCTTGGAATTTCTCTATCAGCACCTGTTGGACCAATCAATATTGCCCAAATTAATAAAGGAATAAAAAATGGTTTTTTAAGTGCATGGCTTGTTGGAGTAGGAGCAATGTCAGCAGATGTTATTATGATGTTCTTAATTTATTTTGGGGTTTCTGTCTATTTAACAACACCTGTTGCGAAGTTGATCATTTGGGTATTTGGTTTCTTTACGCTGTTGTATCTTGGGTATGAAAGTATAAAAGATGCTTCTAAGCAGGTGGAGAGTAAAGGGAACGGAAAAAAAGAACACCCAATGAAATCATTTGCTTCAGGATTTTTAATTGCTATTTCTAATCCACTTAATATTGTATTTTGGATTGGTATTTATGGAGCCGTTTTGACAAGTGCGATTGGTACAGTAGGAAAAGAACGAGCTTTATTGTACAGCATTACAATATTTGTTGGAATTATGATTTGGGATTTATTTATGGCGACTTCCATTCATTATGGAAGAAGGTTTGTAAATAACCGTATGATGAAATGGATTTCTATTTTTGCAGGAATTGTTTTAGTTGGATTTGGGATGTATTTTGGATATGAAGCAATTAAAGGAGTTGGGGATCTCATATAAGAGAAGGATAGCAGCCAAGGAAGAAAATAATTATGCCTTAGCTATCCTTTTAGAAATATAATTAGAGCATGTCTTGTTGGAAATGGTAAAAGCCCTCTTTTCTATTATTTATTAATAATGTGATATGAATATTATTCAAGAAGGAACTCTTATGTCCTATCAAAATCGTTTAGTTTAACATGCAACTTTTAATCTTCATGAATAGTGGACTTATCAAACATGTTCGAAATTCTAAACAAGTTTAACTGAATAAATAAAACAGTGGCCTAGGCCACTGTTTTATTTTAATTTACCATTTGTATCTTCCGCTTTTCCAGGTGAATGCACTTTTTGTATTTTAGAGTGATCCACATATTCATCTGAAAACTCCATAGCATATTTATCACGATGATGTATGTTAGATGACGGACGTAAATCTTCATCTTCATGTAAAACCATTCTTTTCATGTAAATATGAAAAAATATTTCTACTATACCAATGAGAAGAGCTGCCCAAAAGGAGGATGCTGTAATATTACGAGTTAAATCTATATTTGTAAGAAGATAAATTAACACCCAGATTCCTAAAAAACTCAACCCGAAATCTGCAATTGTAGCAACCGTATTTCCGTACTTAGGTAACATCAACAAATCTCCTATTAAATAGGCTGCTCCTGTAATTACTAAAGAGATAAACAATATCCTAGGGATTGAAATACCTTGAAAAATGCCTAATATCATGAGTAGTACAGCGCTAACTGCAGTATATTTAATTAATAAGGCCACAACATGTTTCATTAGTGTCCCTCCATTTTTTACTGTGTAAGTAAGGATAAAATATATATCAACATACTCTATATTTAGATTGTGTTGATGCTTAAAAAATACAGGAAATTATAAACATAAAATTGATGCAATAATCCCATGAAAAATATTTATTCGGCTATAAATCAGAATAATCTTTAGTTAGATGGGTTAATCATAAAAAAGAATTCCATATTTCTTCGAATATATTTGAATGTTTTCCCAAAGGGGGATTAATTTTGAGCACAGTAGAAAATGCACTATCCATTTTTGCTTTAGGTGGAGTAAATGAAATAGGGAAAAATATGTATGCCATACAATATTCAAATGATATTGTGGTAATTGATTGCGGTTCTAAGTTTCCAGATGAAAGTTTATTAGGAATTGATTTGATTATCCCGGACATTACATACTTGCAAGAAAATAAGGATAAAATTCGAGGTTTAGTTGTTACACATGGACACGAAGATCATATTGGAGGGATCCCGTATCTATTAAAACAATTAAATGTACCAATTTATGCAACAAAATTAACAATCGGTTTAATTGGAATTAAATTAAAAGAACATGGGCTTCAAAGTTTAACACAATTATTTGTTATTGATTCGGAATCGGTTATTGAATTTGGTTCAATAAGTTTGACGTTTTTTAAAACGAATCACAGTATTCCTGACTGCCTTGGTATTGCTTTTCATACACCAGAAGGTACTGTAGTACATACAGGCGACTTCAAATTTGATTTGACTCCTGTAAATAATCAATACCCAGATATTCATAAAATGGCTAAAATCGGAAGTGGTGGCGTTTTAGCTCTACTCTCTGAAAGTACGAATGCAGAACGCCCTGGATTTACTCCATCAGAACGATCTGTAGGTGAGCGCATTGAAGAAGCATTCATCAAAGCTCGTAGAAAAGTCATTATTTCGACCTTTGCTTCTAATGTTAATCGTGTACAGCAAGTGGTAGATGCGGCTATAAAAACGAATAGAAAGCTTGCTTTGCTTGGGAGGAGTATGGTTAATGTAGTGTCTGTTGCTTTAGAACAAGGTTATTTGAATATTCCTGAGGGAATGTTAATAGAAGCAAATGAGATCAATCAAATGGACCCAGAAAGGGTAGCTATTCTTTGTACTGGAAGTCAAGGTGAACCTATGGCTGCTTTATCCCGTTTAGCCAGTGGAAACTATCGACAGGTAGATATCCTATCTGAAGATACTGTCATTTTAGCTGCAACTCCTATCCCAGGAAATGAACGTAATGTTTCACGTATTATAGATAATTTATTTTTATTGGGAGCCAATGTTATTTATGGATCGGGCAGTTCAACGGGAATGCATGTTTCTGGACATGCCTATCAAGAAGAATTAAAATTAATGCTTACTTTAATGAAACCTAAATATTTCATTCCTATTCATGGTGAATTTAGAATGTTACATCATCATAGTCTATTAGCAGAGTCCGTTGGTGTTAAGAAAGAGAATATTTATGTTATTAGTAATGGTGATGTAGTTGATATAAAGAACCAAGTCGCTTGGAAATCCAGACGAATACCTGCAGGGAATATATATGTAGATGGATTGGGTATTGGAGATGTTGGAAACGCTATCTTACGTGATCGTAAGCAGCTTTCTGAAGATGGTATGCTTGTTATAGTTATCACTCTTAGTAAAACAGAAAGGAAGATTATTTCTGGTCCGGATACGATTTCTCGTGGATTTGTATATGTTCGTGATTCGGAAGACTTTTTGCAGAGAATTAACCAATTGGTTGTAACAACCATTAACAATTTACAAAAAGAAAATGTTAGTCAATGGAATGTTCTTAAAAAAGAAATAAAAGAAGTACTTGGACAGTTTGTATACTCACATACAAAAAGAAAACCAATGATTCTTCCTATAATAATTGAAGTTTAAACGGACTGTTTTAAGTAATTGCTGTTTGATATTACTGTGTATACATGTAAAATGTTGTATAAGAGTAGATAAAAACATTAGAAATGTTTGTATTCTAATGTTTTTTTATATAACGTTAAGAAGGTAAATTTTTTATTTTTAGGGAAGGATCAAAATAATGAGCTTTACATTAAATAAAACAATAATTAAACGATTATGTGGAGAAATCTCATATAAAAAGGGTGAGGCCTATTATAAGACAGACAAGGTTGATATTACTAATTACGATACTCAGAGAAATATTTGCGAGGCAACAGTGAAGGGGAACGGAGATTTCTATGTCAAGATAGAAACTGCTCATAATGGTGATATTGTTGGGGAATGCAGTTGTCCTTCACTTGCTTCTTTTCATACATATTGTCAACATATTGCAGCTGCACTATTATATATAAATAATTTTCAACGAAGTGGACAATCGTTAGAAGTTAATTCAAACAAGGATTCCATGAACTCTAAAGATGCTCAACTAGCGAGTGGTATGTTGAATTTATTTGATGAAAAGCCACTGCGACCTAAAAGTAAGCAACACCGATTTGATACACGAAAAATACTTGATGTGGAATTCATTTGTATTCCAGTATCTTCTAAAAACGGGGGGGCGCTGTTTGGTATTCAGGTAAAGTTAGAGAAGTTATACACTGTATATAAGCTTAGAGAGTTTCTTAATAGAGTGGAGCAGAGAGAGTCCTTCATATGTTCAAATGATTTTACTTATACACCAGAGATCTACAGCTTTCAACAAGAAACAGATGCTGTTATTCAACTGTTGATTCAAATGTATCGGAATGAAAAAATGTATGTAGAATCGTTACAAATGGACTGTGAACAAAATGAAAGTATGATTTTAATTCCACCAACTTCTTGGAAGGAGATGCTTTCTCTGCTTTCTAATAATTCATTTGTAAGACTACAACATGATGGGAAATCATTTCATAGTGTGCATGTCTCAAAAGGGCTGCTGCCTTTAGCTTTTGAGTTCAATAAGGGTGTAAACGGAGGATATACACTTCAGATTGATGGATTACAACAAGTTCAAGTCATGGATACATATGGTTATGCTCTTTTTGAAGGGAAGCTATATCATTTAAACGCGGGAGATTGTAATCGACTGGTTGATTTAAAAAGAATGATGAATCGTTCTGGCAGTAATCAATTTCATATTTCGGCTGAGAAAATGGAACAATTTGTAGCGAAAGTAGTACCAGGTTTAATGAAGCTAGGAAATGTTCGAATTGACGAGGTTATATCGGAGCACGTTGAAACCCCTCCTTTGAAAGCGAAACTATTTTTAGACCGAGTTAAAAATCGATTATTAGCAGGGCTTGAATTTCAATATGGAAATGTGGTTATCAATCCGTTAGAAGAGGATGGACAACCGTCTGTCTTCAATCGGGATGAGAAAAAAGAACGAGAGATTTTAGAAATTATGAATGCGAGTGCCTTTGCCAAAACGGAAGGCGGGTATTTTATGCATAATGAGGAAGCGGAATATAATTTCTTATACCACGTTGTTCCAAAACTAAAAAGTATACTTGATATTTACGCAACTACGGCTATTAAGTTGCGTATTCATCGAGGAAACAGTGGGCCTCTCATAAGAGTAAGGCGGAAAGAGCGAATTGATTGGTTAGCATTTCGTTTTGATATAAAAGGGATTCCTGAAGCTGAGATTAAAGGTGTGTTGGCAGCACTTGAGGAGAAACGTAAATATTATCGATTAGCAAACGGTTCTTTACTATCGCTAGAGAGCAAGGAATTTAATGAAGTTAACCAGTTTATAAAGAAATCGGGTATTCGCAAGGAATTTCTAAAAGGAGAAGAGGTGAATGTACCTCTCGTGCGCAGTGTGAAATGGATGAGTTCACTTCAAGAAGGAAGTGTTCTAAGTTTAGATCAATCCGTTCAAGAATTAATGGAAAACATTCGAAATCCTAAAAATATGAAATTCGTTGTACCAGACAGCTTGATTTCAGTACTTAGAGAGTATCAAAAAGATGGATTCAAATGGATGAAAACACTTGCACATTATCGATTTGGCGGTATTTTAGCAGATGATATGGGACTTGGAAAAACGCTGCAAAGCATTGCTTTTATCGTTTCAGTTTTACCTGAAATTCGAGAGAAGAAACTACCTGTATTAGTCGTATCGCCTTCTTCTTTAGTGTATAACTGGCTTAGTGAAATAAAGAAATTTACTCCGAATATACGAGCTGCTATTGTGGATGGGAATCAAACAGAACGTAGAAAAATTTTAAAAGATACTACAAAGTATGATGTCATTATTACGTCATATCCTTTATTACGAAGAGATGTAAGGCAATATGCACAGCCGTTTCATACATTCTTTCTTGATGAGGCACAAGCATTTAAAAATCATATGACGCAAACCGCAAAGGCAGTGAAAACGATTCAAGCAGAGTATCGTTTTGGATTGACCGGAACGCCTGTAGAGAATTCTTTGGAGGAACTTTGGTCTATTTTCAATGTAGTATTCCCGGAATTGTTACCAGGACGAAAAGAATTTGGGGACTTGAAGCGTGAAAATATTGCAAAGCGGGTGAAGCCGTTCGTATTACGTCGTTTGAAAGAA
Coding sequences within it:
- a CDS encoding YndM family protein, which codes for MKHVVALLIKYTAVSAVLLMILGIFQGISIPRILFISLVITGAAYLIGDLLMLPKYGNTVATIADFGLSFLGIWVLIYLLTNIDLTRNITASSFWAALLIGIVEIFFHIYMKRMVLHEDEDLRPSSNIHHRDKYAMEFSDEYVDHSKIQKVHSPGKAEDTNGKLK
- a CDS encoding LysE family transporter, with product MISTIFSYLLLGISLSAPVGPINIAQINKGIKNGFLSAWLVGVGAMSADVIMMFLIYFGVSVYLTTPVAKLIIWVFGFFTLLYLGYESIKDASKQVESKGNGKKEHPMKSFASGFLIAISNPLNIVFWIGIYGAVLTSAIGTVGKERALLYSITIFVGIMIWDLFMATSIHYGRRFVNNRMMKWISIFAGIVLVGFGMYFGYEAIKGVGDLI
- a CDS encoding ribonuclease J encodes the protein MSTVENALSIFALGGVNEIGKNMYAIQYSNDIVVIDCGSKFPDESLLGIDLIIPDITYLQENKDKIRGLVVTHGHEDHIGGIPYLLKQLNVPIYATKLTIGLIGIKLKEHGLQSLTQLFVIDSESVIEFGSISLTFFKTNHSIPDCLGIAFHTPEGTVVHTGDFKFDLTPVNNQYPDIHKMAKIGSGGVLALLSESTNAERPGFTPSERSVGERIEEAFIKARRKVIISTFASNVNRVQQVVDAAIKTNRKLALLGRSMVNVVSVALEQGYLNIPEGMLIEANEINQMDPERVAILCTGSQGEPMAALSRLASGNYRQVDILSEDTVILAATPIPGNERNVSRIIDNLFLLGANVIYGSGSSTGMHVSGHAYQEELKLMLTLMKPKYFIPIHGEFRMLHHHSLLAESVGVKKENIYVISNGDVVDIKNQVAWKSRRIPAGNIYVDGLGIGDVGNAILRDRKQLSEDGMLVIVITLSKTERKIISGPDTISRGFVYVRDSEDFLQRINQLVVTTINNLQKENVSQWNVLKKEIKEVLGQFVYSHTKRKPMILPIIIEV
- a CDS encoding DEAD/DEAH box helicase, which codes for MSFTLNKTIIKRLCGEISYKKGEAYYKTDKVDITNYDTQRNICEATVKGNGDFYVKIETAHNGDIVGECSCPSLASFHTYCQHIAAALLYINNFQRSGQSLEVNSNKDSMNSKDAQLASGMLNLFDEKPLRPKSKQHRFDTRKILDVEFICIPVSSKNGGALFGIQVKLEKLYTVYKLREFLNRVEQRESFICSNDFTYTPEIYSFQQETDAVIQLLIQMYRNEKMYVESLQMDCEQNESMILIPPTSWKEMLSLLSNNSFVRLQHDGKSFHSVHVSKGLLPLAFEFNKGVNGGYTLQIDGLQQVQVMDTYGYALFEGKLYHLNAGDCNRLVDLKRMMNRSGSNQFHISAEKMEQFVAKVVPGLMKLGNVRIDEVISEHVETPPLKAKLFLDRVKNRLLAGLEFQYGNVVINPLEEDGQPSVFNRDEKKEREILEIMNASAFAKTEGGYFMHNEEAEYNFLYHVVPKLKSILDIYATTAIKLRIHRGNSGPLIRVRRKERIDWLAFRFDIKGIPEAEIKGVLAALEEKRKYYRLANGSLLSLESKEFNEVNQFIKKSGIRKEFLKGEEVNVPLVRSVKWMSSLQEGSVLSLDQSVQELMENIRNPKNMKFVVPDSLISVLREYQKDGFKWMKTLAHYRFGGILADDMGLGKTLQSIAFIVSVLPEIREKKLPVLVVSPSSLVYNWLSEIKKFTPNIRAAIVDGNQTERRKILKDTTKYDVIITSYPLLRRDVRQYAQPFHTFFLDEAQAFKNHMTQTAKAVKTIQAEYRFGLTGTPVENSLEELWSIFNVVFPELLPGRKEFGDLKRENIAKRVKPFVLRRLKEDVLKELPEKIEHLQSSELLPEQKKIYAAYLAKLREETLKHLDKDTLRKNKIRILAGLTRLRQICCHPGLFVDDYKGSSAKFEQLLEIVEECRSIGKRILIFSQFTKMLSIIGRELNRKAIPYFYLDGNTPSAERVELCNRFNEGEGDLFLISLKAGGTGLNLTGADTVILYDLWWNPAVEQQAADRAYRMGQKNTVQVIKLVAHGTIEEKMNELQESKKHLIAEVIEPGQEKLSSITEEEIREIFMI
- a CDS encoding response regulator, with protein sequence MFYYIVDDDEVFRSMLSQIIEDEDLGEVVGEAEDGACIEVDQLNFKKVDVLFIDLLMPIRDGIETIRHIAPSFTGKVIMISQVESKQLIGEAYSLGVEYYITKPLNKIEVVSVVRKVMERIRLERSIQDIQKSLNNVFQWEQPQVRNEPLQEEKKIADSGRYLLSELGIAGENGSKDLLSMLEYLLSQEKEKTFEYGFPVLKDIFQHITVKKLGESALEVEIDKERKASEQRVRRAIYQSLNHLASLGLTDFANPKFESYAPKFFDFTIVRKRMTEMTKEELTTSGHTRINTKKFIQVLYFEAKRLMEIE